A genomic region of Metopolophium dirhodum isolate CAU chromosome 1, ASM1992520v1, whole genome shotgun sequence contains the following coding sequences:
- the LOC132936481 gene encoding uncharacterized protein LOC132936481, producing the protein MASKKQNTLLNFFKHKEKQDDPMSIDKNTDNPLLMCEQSPKVNYLYNTFSYINAPTNDPDDPMSIDKITDYPDASLLMSDQSPKVNDLNNTLDNTIEKESDLNNSNIGPWFMF; encoded by the exons atggcttcaaaaaaacaaaatacattgttgaattttttcaaacataaagaaaaacaag ATGATCCAATGtctattgataaaaatacagaCAACCCGTTGTTGATGTGTGAACAATCACCGAAAGTCAATTATTTAT ataatacattttcttatattaaTGCGCCTACAAATGATCCAGATGATCCAATGTCTATTGATAAAATTACAGACTACCCGGATGCCTCGTTGTTGATGTCTGATCAATCACCAAAAGTCAATGATTTAA ataatacattAGATAATACTATAGAGAAAGAATCAGACTTAAACAattcaaatatag GTCCCTGGTTCATGTTCTAA
- the LOC132949610 gene encoding proteoglycan 4-like, which translates to MTGQQQEKWQQVADLIQRLGLVSGGQDEPRTAAQVARMTTRQLLQDPVRAAIYNRGWVDRTTDIQRRLRPQRPPSTTTPGSRTPLLTRPPPPGTTPAPVTPAEPATVPRPTGILPGPTGRVRTEAQQARNRRKFQQLKEKRKARESEASQQRRLAKQPAPTSDPEAAGTPPTKPTPMEVDKPASKDGKSEEPGQPTSQESPEQSEATVEVTEADWLVAFEGMPELDENHSFYTPVGSPKHPQ; encoded by the coding sequence ATGACCGGCCAACAGCAGGAGAAGTGGCAGCAGGTTGCCGATCTTATCCAACGGTTGGGGCTGGTATCCGGTGGCCAGGATGAGCCGCGAACAGCCGCCCAGGTCGCGAGGATGACTACCCGCCAACTCCTGCAGGACCCAGTGCGGGCGGCCATCTACAACCGGGGCTGGGTGGACCGTACAACGGACATCCAGCGGAGGTTGCGGCCACAACGACCACCATCAACAACAACACCCGGCAGCCGCACACCGTTACTGACAAGGCCACCACCTCCAGGAACGACACCTGCCCCCGTAACACCTGCGGAGCCGGCAACGGTACCCAGGCCAACGGGGATACTCCCCGGCCCAACGGGAAGGGTGAGGACGGAGGCGCAGCAGGCACGGAACCGCCGGAAATTCCAACAGCTGAAGGAAAAGAGGAAGGCCAGGGAAAGCGAGGCAAGCCAACAACGTCGGCTTGCCAAGCAACCCGCGCCAACCTCAGACCCGGAAGCAGCCGGCACGCCTCCGACCAAACCAACACCGATGGAGGTTGACAAACCGGCATCCAAGGACGGCAAGTCCGAGGAGCCGGGACAACCCACCAGCCAGGAGTCGCCAGAACAATCGGAGGCCACGGTAGAAGTAACCGAGGCAGATTGGCTGGTGGCGTTCGAAGGGATGCCGGAGTTGGACGAGAATCATTCTTTCTACACTCCGGTAGGGTCCCCAAAACACCCCCAATAA